Proteins encoded together in one Corallococcus soli window:
- a CDS encoding ADYC domain-containing protein, with protein MRTLQRVVAACLAVVAVGCGTESSEPEAPSLRTQVAELASPNGRNLNGRNLNGRNLNNTELGGMLVSVAYAGAQSVSGKALSNVRLQGSVFVGLDGANPVTGTSFTGARFVGTLGDGSTLPLRVDSITPGTGVDSDLWSYRVSYQGSDGGWRPVCQDSSGAAASAIAVAGRWDYRQGVEGGGAKINDAGAFTFACEGAAIAKCMHFGYKPWATAANGESLAGHHQACTRMVRADFCGDGVSHTTDGQWVNLFDAAGVQGDTESWTTEAEWNEGGARCFTSETRAQAPVTCANPTTLANCGDTTHFQSGTRLISETPYGTSGL; from the coding sequence ATGAGGACGTTGCAGCGAGTGGTCGCGGCGTGTCTTGCCGTCGTGGCGGTGGGCTGTGGCACGGAATCGTCGGAGCCCGAGGCTCCGTCCCTGCGCACGCAGGTGGCGGAATTGGCGTCGCCCAACGGGCGCAACCTGAATGGTCGCAACCTGAATGGTCGCAACCTCAACAACACGGAGCTGGGCGGCATGCTGGTGTCCGTGGCCTACGCGGGCGCCCAGTCCGTCAGCGGCAAGGCGCTGAGCAACGTGCGGCTGCAGGGCTCGGTGTTCGTCGGGCTCGACGGCGCCAACCCCGTGACGGGCACCAGCTTCACCGGCGCGCGCTTCGTCGGGACGCTGGGGGACGGCTCCACCCTGCCCCTGCGCGTGGACAGCATCACCCCGGGCACCGGCGTGGACAGCGACCTGTGGTCCTACCGTGTCTCCTACCAGGGCAGCGACGGCGGCTGGCGCCCGGTGTGCCAGGACTCGAGCGGCGCGGCGGCCTCCGCCATCGCCGTGGCCGGCCGCTGGGACTACCGCCAGGGCGTGGAAGGGGGCGGCGCGAAGATCAACGACGCTGGGGCCTTCACCTTCGCCTGCGAGGGCGCCGCCATCGCGAAGTGCATGCACTTTGGCTACAAGCCCTGGGCCACCGCCGCCAACGGCGAGAGCCTGGCGGGCCACCACCAGGCCTGCACCCGGATGGTGCGCGCGGACTTCTGCGGCGACGGCGTCTCCCACACCACCGACGGCCAGTGGGTCAACCTCTTCGACGCCGCGGGCGTCCAGGGCGACACCGAGTCCTGGACCACGGAGGCGGAGTGGAACGAGGGCGGCGCCCGCTGCTTCACCAGTGAAACGCGCGCCCAGGCGCCGGTGACGTGCGCGAACCCCACCACCCTCGCCAACTGCGGCGACACCACCCATTTCCAGTCCGGCACCCGCCTCATCAGCGAGACGCCGTACGGCACCAGCGGTTTGTAA
- a CDS encoding nSTAND1 domain-containing NTPase: MGSPASSPPSDAWTPPEEFDEYRIVRPLGRGRTGRVYLAHDTLLERPVAVKFIPSLGSNALARFLVEARAAARIQHPNVVTLYRVGQLEDQPYLISEFIRGVSLDRLARPVSWERALGIGRDLARGLGAAHRRGVLHRDIKPGNAVLTESGEVKLLDFGLAKLLDRAESSEPTAPRAPMPPPELPADWDPEASPALGARSLDGVFLPSLPRGSLVGTPYYMSPEAWAGEELTARSDVYSLGVVLYELCAGRGPFRDVPWRELSEAVRTRDVRPLAEVASSVDPGFAAAIDKCLRRDPAERHASAAQLLDALEALTRDEVPVVVPEGNPYRGLQAFEAEHRSLFFGRRREQRAVLERLKAEAFLLMTGDSGVGKSSLCLAGILPAVCDGALEDGRRWRTARLVPGRRPVSALAVALAPVLEVDEAPLAETLRQDPTSLGRRLRAKLGTQGGLLLYMDQLEELVTLSPPEEAALAGAALGSLTEAAGGLRLLATGRSDFLTRLTGVPGLGPEVPHALYLLRALTSEETREAIVGPARVKGVRFESEAVVDALVASTAASDGGLPLLQFALAELWDARDESRGVMTQAALDSLGGVSGALARHADAAVARLLPDQRSAARGVMLRLVTQDGTRARKTDRELVGDDPRYRAALEALVRARLLVAREGEGGTAYELAHEALLTGWTTLARWLVEAGERREVQARLEAAAAQWERLGHARESLWGPRQLAETGVLEPSELTRREQAFLEASRRTGVRSRRLKQGLALGFLVSLALVYLGLQWRERRILDGRVRAELGAATTELGAVRAERDALRAERAEAFRLYDTGHKADGDRNWAKATGHATQLAHHFDVVADRLERALALAPGREDVRDTLADFLYERALWAESEREPVLPALIQRMRLYDSDGTRWRDWNAPARLSLDTDAPGASVELRPLTREPGGPEVAGEPVPAASAAPLSDVVLPPGPYRLTVRAPGREEAVQPLLLQRGEARRVVLPLPRAGALPAGFAYVPPGEVRFGSAAEASVRDFFNAVPLHPVSVPGFLIARHETTFADWLAYLEALPAEERARRQPRVGTGGYAGVLALEPEAGGWKLRFQPGGVLYTAKSGEPLRYARRTLRAEQDWRRFPVSGISFTDAEAYVAWLSTSGRVPGARLCSELEWERAARGVDGREYPHGNRLGPDEANVDTTYGKDPGGFGPDVVGSHPASRSPFGADDMAGNVWEWARSWLEPGRPVARGGSYSFAVTSARSTNRELPEASMRDVAVGLRVCADLPPSAVPGQ; this comes from the coding sequence GTGGGCTCTCCCGCCTCGTCCCCTCCATCCGACGCGTGGACTCCTCCGGAGGAGTTCGACGAATACCGCATCGTGCGGCCGCTCGGACGGGGGCGCACGGGCCGGGTGTACCTGGCGCACGACACGCTCCTGGAGCGCCCCGTCGCGGTGAAGTTCATCCCGTCGCTGGGCTCCAACGCGCTGGCGCGCTTCCTGGTGGAGGCCCGCGCCGCGGCCCGCATCCAGCACCCCAACGTTGTCACCCTGTACCGGGTGGGACAGCTGGAGGACCAGCCGTACCTCATCTCCGAGTTCATCCGGGGCGTCAGCCTGGACCGGCTGGCCCGGCCCGTGTCCTGGGAGCGCGCGCTCGGCATCGGGCGGGACCTGGCGCGGGGCCTGGGGGCCGCCCACCGCCGGGGCGTGCTCCACCGCGACATCAAGCCCGGCAACGCCGTGCTCACCGAGAGCGGCGAGGTGAAGCTGCTCGACTTCGGGCTCGCCAAGCTGCTCGACCGCGCCGAAAGCAGCGAGCCCACCGCCCCGCGCGCGCCCATGCCTCCGCCGGAGCTGCCCGCGGACTGGGACCCCGAAGCGAGCCCCGCCCTGGGGGCCCGGTCGCTGGATGGCGTCTTCCTGCCGTCCCTGCCGCGCGGCTCGCTGGTGGGCACGCCGTACTACATGTCCCCGGAGGCCTGGGCCGGGGAGGAACTCACCGCGCGCAGCGACGTGTACTCGCTGGGCGTCGTGCTCTACGAGCTGTGCGCGGGCCGGGGCCCCTTCCGCGACGTGCCGTGGCGCGAGCTGTCCGAGGCCGTGCGCACCCGCGACGTCCGGCCCCTGGCGGAGGTGGCCTCGTCGGTGGATCCCGGCTTCGCGGCCGCCATCGACAAGTGCCTCAGGCGCGACCCGGCGGAGCGCCACGCGTCCGCCGCGCAGCTGCTCGACGCGCTGGAGGCCCTGACGCGGGACGAGGTGCCCGTCGTCGTCCCGGAGGGCAATCCCTACCGCGGCCTCCAGGCCTTCGAGGCCGAGCACCGCTCGCTCTTCTTCGGCCGCCGCCGCGAGCAGCGCGCCGTGTTGGAGCGGCTCAAGGCGGAGGCCTTCCTGCTGATGACGGGCGACTCCGGCGTCGGCAAGTCGTCGCTGTGCCTCGCGGGCATCCTCCCCGCCGTGTGCGACGGCGCGCTGGAGGACGGCCGGCGCTGGCGCACCGCGCGGCTCGTGCCCGGACGCAGGCCCGTCTCCGCGCTCGCCGTGGCGCTCGCTCCCGTGCTGGAGGTGGACGAGGCGCCCCTGGCGGAGACGCTGCGCCAGGACCCCACGTCGCTCGGCCGCCGGCTCCGAGCGAAGCTGGGCACCCAGGGCGGCCTGCTGCTGTACATGGACCAGTTGGAGGAGCTGGTGACGCTGTCCCCGCCGGAGGAGGCGGCGCTCGCGGGCGCGGCGCTGGGCTCGCTTACAGAAGCGGCCGGCGGGCTGCGCCTGCTGGCCACCGGCCGCAGTGACTTCCTCACCCGCCTCACCGGTGTGCCCGGCCTGGGGCCGGAGGTGCCGCACGCGCTGTACCTGCTGCGCGCGCTCACCTCCGAGGAGACGCGCGAGGCCATCGTCGGCCCCGCGCGCGTGAAGGGCGTGCGCTTCGAATCCGAGGCGGTGGTGGACGCGCTCGTCGCCTCCACGGCGGCCTCCGACGGCGGCCTGCCGCTGCTCCAGTTCGCGCTGGCGGAGCTGTGGGACGCGCGCGACGAGTCCCGGGGCGTGATGACCCAGGCGGCGCTGGACTCGCTGGGCGGTGTGTCCGGTGCGCTCGCGCGACATGCGGACGCCGCCGTGGCCCGCCTGCTGCCCGACCAGCGCTCGGCGGCGCGCGGGGTGATGCTGCGCCTGGTGACCCAGGACGGCACCCGCGCGCGCAAGACGGACCGCGAGCTCGTGGGCGACGACCCGCGCTACCGCGCCGCGCTGGAGGCCCTGGTGCGCGCGCGCCTGCTCGTCGCCCGTGAAGGGGAGGGCGGCACCGCGTACGAGCTGGCCCATGAGGCGCTCCTCACCGGGTGGACCACGCTGGCCCGCTGGCTGGTGGAGGCAGGCGAGCGCCGCGAGGTGCAGGCCCGGCTGGAGGCCGCGGCCGCGCAGTGGGAGCGCCTGGGCCATGCGCGCGAGTCCCTCTGGGGCCCCCGCCAGCTCGCGGAGACCGGGGTGCTGGAGCCCTCTGAACTCACCCGGCGCGAGCAGGCCTTCCTGGAGGCCTCGCGCCGCACCGGCGTGCGCAGCCGGCGCCTGAAGCAGGGCCTGGCGCTGGGCTTCCTCGTGTCCCTGGCCCTGGTGTACCTGGGCCTCCAGTGGCGCGAGCGCCGCATCCTGGACGGGCGCGTGCGCGCCGAGCTGGGCGCGGCCACCACGGAGCTGGGCGCCGTGCGCGCTGAACGCGACGCGCTCCGGGCCGAGCGCGCCGAGGCCTTCCGCCTCTACGACACCGGCCACAAGGCGGACGGGGACCGCAACTGGGCGAAGGCCACGGGGCACGCGACCCAGCTGGCCCACCACTTCGACGTCGTGGCGGACCGGCTGGAGCGCGCGCTGGCCCTGGCCCCCGGCCGCGAAGACGTGCGCGACACGCTGGCGGACTTCCTCTACGAGCGCGCCCTGTGGGCCGAAAGCGAGCGCGAGCCCGTGCTGCCCGCGCTCATCCAGCGCATGCGCCTCTACGACAGCGACGGCACCCGCTGGCGCGACTGGAACGCGCCCGCGCGCCTGTCTTTGGACACGGACGCGCCTGGCGCCTCCGTGGAGCTGCGCCCCCTGACCCGCGAGCCCGGCGGCCCGGAGGTCGCGGGCGAGCCCGTGCCTGCCGCCAGCGCGGCCCCCTTGAGCGACGTCGTCCTGCCTCCCGGCCCCTACCGGCTCACCGTGCGGGCCCCGGGCCGCGAGGAGGCGGTGCAGCCCCTGCTCCTGCAGCGCGGCGAAGCGCGCCGCGTCGTCCTGCCGCTGCCCCGCGCGGGCGCGCTCCCGGCGGGCTTCGCCTACGTGCCTCCGGGCGAGGTGCGCTTCGGCAGCGCCGCGGAGGCCAGCGTGCGCGACTTCTTCAACGCCGTGCCCCTGCACCCGGTCTCCGTGCCGGGCTTCCTCATCGCCCGCCACGAGACGACGTTCGCGGACTGGCTCGCGTACCTGGAGGCCCTGCCCGCCGAGGAGCGCGCCCGGCGCCAGCCTCGCGTGGGCACGGGCGGCTATGCCGGGGTGCTCGCGCTGGAGCCGGAGGCCGGTGGTTGGAAGCTGCGCTTCCAGCCGGGCGGCGTGCTCTACACCGCGAAGAGCGGCGAGCCCCTGCGCTACGCCCGGCGGACGCTGCGCGCGGAGCAGGACTGGCGGCGCTTCCCGGTGAGCGGCATCTCCTTCACCGACGCGGAGGCCTACGTGGCCTGGCTGTCCACGTCCGGCCGCGTGCCCGGGGCGCGGCTGTGCTCGGAGCTGGAGTGGGAGCGGGCCGCTCGCGGCGTGGACGGCCGCGAGTACCCCCACGGCAACCGGCTGGGCCCGGACGAGGCCAACGTGGACACCACCTACGGCAAGGACCCGGGCGGCTTCGGCCCGGACGTCGTGGGCAGCCACCCCGCGTCCCGCAGCCCCTTCGGCGCGGACGACATGGCGGGCAACGTGTGGGAGTGGGCGCGCTCGTGGCTGGAGCCCGGCCGCCCGGTGGCGCGCGGCGGCAGCTATTCGTTCGCCGTGACGTCCGCGCGCTCCACCAACCGCGAGCTGCCGGAGGCCTCCATGCGCGACGTCGCGGTGGGCCTGCGCGTGTGCGCGGACCTGCCTCCGTCCGCGGTGCCGGGGCAGTGA